ataatatacaccatattatatagtgtaaatattttgtgtactgTACGTTTGTACGAATAGGACACAATCGCGTATTTATCGTATACCGCTGTAACGCGGTCGTGGATGACCAGTTAAATATAAGATACATAGGGAGAGTCGTAGGTccctatagatataattaccGTAGCCAGGGGTAGATATAGGaatcttaaatgtaatgtaaataacTAGGATTCAGTTGCAGTTATTATTAacctttattatatactaattaattataaataacgataCTCACAATAATTATCTTGTATACTATATGACCTTATCGTAGTCGTACGGAGTCCTGAAATACTTTATGTCTAAGGTGTACAGTCAAGTCCATGCCGTCACTTGGCCATAGAccttacaattatataagtgtgtgtgtgtgcgtattatacaaataagtgtcatgtaacatatttatatttataattgttacacCACCACATGAATAGCAAttcaataagtaggtatatgttGTTTCGTAATTAAACTTTAGATTTGTCGGTAAAAATAACGACATTGGATATTCGGGGAGCTTGTTTTCTTCTATACCAGTGATCATATACCTAAccgttgaatatttattaaattattatacatttatatgtattaccaAAAAAAAGTTAGGTTATTTATTATCCGATTGCTTGAAAAGttgaatttagtatttaaacaaGGCACATAGTCGGTTAttgaagtttaattatttattttataaaaaagttaattaactttaatagaaaaatcatattatctaaattatttacaaaatgaaaaaaaaaatatgagttacaaataaaataaaattattacaattataaatctattaaacgtatgataataacatttatgctcaatgataaaaatgaatactaaCATTTAATTCAAAGATCATTAAACAGTTCACTCAAATAAACTCTAACTGTTCCCGAAAAGGGAATCTTAATTACCCTAGTTTTAGCATCCGGCATCATTGTAGCTAACAATTTCTCTAAAGCAAAAACTGAATGTAAATCAACGATATCTGATTTGTCTTCATCCTTGCCATTTTTGAGAGCAGGCTCTTCTTCTGGTCGCTGTCTGGGTTTTCTTGTCCTTCGTATAGGTATGGTCGTTTCTTTGGTATGGGATAATTCTAGATTATTACCAATACTATGCTGGTTTTGTTGATATTGAGTTATAAATAAGTCAGTAACACGGAGTAATTCAAGAGTCAATCCCCAAACCAAGTGTGTTAATGTCTTGGAGAGTTTCCTGAGACAGTCAATCAAGTGGCAGTTGGTAGTTGCagactaaaaaataaagacaatcatatcgaatataaataaataggtgttataaaataatataatgcatattaggtatacatactTTGCTCATATAAGCAGGAATAATCAACAAAGCTTTAATATCAACACATTTTTCCAATTCATCTTCAACACAATTACTGAATTCTATATTTACCAATTCCAGAATAGTGAGCTTTTCAAGACCCCTAATAGCAGTAAAAACGTCTTGTGCACAACTTTCCCATTTACCGTAACAATTTTCCAATCTCAACGATTTCAAATTGACAAATCTTTTTAGCAACATAGCAAAatcttttgataaaaaatcgCAATCACCGATTTCCAAAAACTCTATGTTATCAGTAATAGTATTCAAACTCTGACAGATGTTTTTTGGAAATGATTTTATGGATGTTaatgactaaataataaaaaaaataataaatattataactgttttttcataaatattaagttatttaataaacttacaaatttatttaaatttattaaattttcaaatgatgGCAATGACGTTAATTTGATTCCATTCAAACCTTTTAGTCTTAGTTCAGTGAGCTTTGTCATTTGGCCTAAATAATTTAGGTTTAGAGCCATAAGGTCATGGGGATTTTTCGAATCTTTTGTTACATtttgatttctaaaaataaaatcaattattaaaattatttaaaaaaaactggatattattttctttattactttattgaaGTTGCATTAAGTACTTCAAGTTGAGGTAATGAATGAATAATATCTTCAACTATATGAGTAGGACATCTATacaattcaatgaattttaacTTATGTGCTCTTTTCATTGCTTTGGAAAAATGCAAccaaaaatttttgaattcatcATCATTTATAGGTATCAGCATTTGTCTAGTATCTAATGTATAAGTTCTTTGTTGATCAATAGAGTCTACAAACCTTTCCCAGTCATAAAccatagaattttttaaacgaaCATTTTgccactaaaaataattgagtaaATTAGTAAACTATATGATGAGAAATTTTCAAA
This genomic stretch from Rhopalosiphum maidis isolate BTI-1 chromosome 3, ASM367621v3, whole genome shotgun sequence harbors:
- the LOC113556173 gene encoding uncharacterized protein LOC113556173, translated to MKKTGVLSSHSVVVCDSSSKPEKQLVKELTTPTFNLTSSNTGVYQNAPSTDGNINSNIGDAIYKLPFEYGWKRELVYRSSGESAVLNQANRTDNVYYYSPNNQKLRSLQEIQEYLDISSDKTSLTIDSFTFLTQPIGMNNPSKEVIVDISFIRFRDDTTVGVAVQPKKCKTTEQRPPFDYELSDDENKKTAGKLKMVFKNAKTSSRLISKKGNFELMNTSSSTQEYTSKDLQAIKFRMSTKVSPELENIDINTKIMERRNSEINGSFKEISTLFTSMQSLNNMVKALEDVFKYLNTHELISASRVCTTWHMIAMNKFLWQNVRLKNSMVYDWERFVDSIDQQRTYTLDTRQMLIPINDDEFKNFWLHFSKAMKRAHKLKFIELYRCPTHIVEDIIHSLPQLEVLNATSIKNQNVTKDSKNPHDLMALNLNYLGQMTKLTELRLKGLNGIKLTSLPSFENLINLNKFSLTSIKSFPKNICQSLNTITDNIEFLEIGDCDFLSKDFAMLLKRFVNLKSLRLENCYGKWESCAQDVFTAIRGLEKLTILELVNIEFSNCVEDELEKCVDIKALLIIPAYMSKSATTNCHLIDCLRKLSKTLTHLVWGLTLELLRVTDLFITQYQQNQHSIGNNLELSHTKETTIPIRRTRKPRQRPEEEPALKNGKDEDKSDIVDLHSVFALEKLLATMMPDAKTRVIKIPFSGTVRVYLSELFNDL